The Flavobacterium faecale genome has a segment encoding these proteins:
- a CDS encoding MFS transporter: protein MNNTSQKLSVLEKVGYSLGDFAANLIFQTLMTFLAFFYTDVYKIPAGTASAIIFFGGFIGAFFNIIMGAVADRTRTRWGKFRPWILWTSLPFGIIAILAFSTPDFGPDGKVIYALVTYFLLILVYSANNLPYSALSGVLTGDMGQRNSLSSYRFVAVMFAQFIIQGLLLPLVLILGHGDKAAGFKTTMMIFAIAGVICFIITFLTTKERIVPKKEQESSVKQDLLDLSKNKPWVIMLFVTILIFVTLSLKGGMYIYYFKYYLDPVAQATFLQDIGFNNMIAGLNDSLIGMGLTEFQWPKDAPTSAFSLFNSGGILFMIFGIMFSKGLADKFGKRNIFIAFIFLSALSLVQFNFYAPTSITLVFVTQIVHGFLYGITIPLLWAMIADVADYSEWKNNRRATAIIFSAMIFGLKVGLSIGGALGAFLLSRYGYVAEAANQAQSAIDGIKLAVSVYPGLFFIASAGLVCFYMIDKKMEVQLESELKERRSKNIN from the coding sequence ATGAATAATACATCCCAAAAACTTTCGGTTTTAGAGAAAGTAGGTTACAGTTTAGGCGACTTTGCAGCCAATTTAATTTTCCAAACTTTGATGACCTTTTTGGCATTTTTCTACACCGATGTGTATAAGATTCCAGCAGGAACAGCCAGTGCAATTATCTTTTTTGGAGGTTTTATTGGTGCCTTTTTTAATATTATAATGGGTGCAGTTGCCGATAGAACAAGAACCCGTTGGGGAAAATTCAGACCTTGGATTTTATGGACTTCTTTGCCATTTGGAATCATCGCTATTTTGGCTTTCTCAACACCAGATTTTGGTCCAGACGGAAAAGTAATTTACGCCTTAGTGACTTATTTCTTGTTGATTTTAGTGTACTCGGCCAATAATTTACCGTATTCAGCTCTAAGCGGGGTTTTGACAGGAGATATGGGACAACGTAACAGTTTGTCTTCGTATCGTTTTGTTGCTGTAATGTTTGCACAATTTATCATTCAAGGATTGTTGTTGCCTTTGGTTTTAATATTGGGTCATGGTGACAAAGCAGCTGGTTTTAAAACAACCATGATGATTTTTGCCATTGCGGGGGTTATATGTTTTATAATCACATTCTTGACTACAAAAGAACGTATTGTTCCTAAAAAAGAACAAGAATCATCAGTAAAACAAGATTTACTCGATTTGTCTAAAAACAAGCCTTGGGTAATCATGCTTTTTGTTACAATTTTGATTTTTGTTACGCTTTCGCTAAAAGGCGGAATGTACATTTATTACTTTAAATATTACTTAGATCCTGTTGCTCAAGCGACGTTTTTGCAGGATATCGGATTTAATAATATGATTGCTGGATTAAATGATTCATTAATCGGAATGGGACTTACCGAGTTTCAATGGCCAAAAGATGCACCTACATCTGCCTTTAGTTTGTTTAATTCTGGTGGGATTTTGTTCATGATTTTCGGAATTATGTTTTCAAAAGGATTGGCTGATAAATTTGGAAAAAGAAACATTTTTATTGCCTTTATATTCTTGTCTGCTTTAAGCTTGGTGCAGTTCAATTTTTATGCGCCTACCTCTATAACGTTAGTTTTTGTTACGCAGATCGTACATGGATTTTTGTACGGAATTACGATTCCGTTACTATGGGCGATGATTGCTGATGTAGCTGATTATAGCGAATGGAAAAACAACCGACGCGCTACTGCGATCATCTTTTCTGCTATGATTTTTGGTCTAAAAGTAGGTTTGAGTATTGGTGGTGCATTGGGTGCTTTTTTATTGTCGAGATACGGTTATGTAGCCGAAGCAGCGAACCAAGCACAATCAGCAATTGACGGAATTAAATTGGCCGTAAGTGTTTATCCAGGATTATTTTTTATCGCAAGTGCCGGTTTGGTATGTTTTTATATGATCGATAAAAAAATGGAAGTGCAGCTAGAAAGTGAATTAAAAGAAAGAAGAAGTAAAAATATAAATTAA
- a CDS encoding Kelch repeat-containing protein: MIRLSRLSKILVLSLFTLFCQQGIAQSFDNYKWETLACTGEPAARHEAAFAEVGGKFYLLGGRRIQEVSIFNPETNTWTSGAKPPIELHHFQSFSYKGKIYIVGAATGQFPHETPVATAYVYDPAKDSWEKGFSMPENRLRSSTTTNVYKDKLYISGGIIDGHWDGHVSWFDVYDFKTGKWDKLTDTPRARDHATSVVCKEKLYVLGGRVSSGAIDKVFELTIPEVDMFDFKTGQWSTFANPVPTQRAGIASICIGDKILVTGGENADQLLAHNEVEVLDTKTGIWSTLPSLERGRHGTQFIWYKKELYIASGCGQRGGEPELKSIERFSDKTIK, from the coding sequence ATGATACGACTTTCTAGACTTTCGAAAATATTGGTTTTATCGTTGTTCACTTTATTTTGTCAACAAGGAATTGCACAATCTTTCGATAATTATAAATGGGAAACCTTGGCCTGTACAGGAGAACCTGCAGCACGACATGAAGCAGCATTTGCTGAAGTTGGCGGTAAATTTTATCTGCTTGGCGGTCGACGTATTCAGGAAGTGTCCATTTTTAATCCTGAAACAAATACATGGACCTCAGGTGCCAAACCGCCAATTGAATTGCACCATTTTCAAAGTTTTTCTTATAAAGGGAAAATTTATATCGTTGGCGCTGCTACGGGGCAATTCCCACACGAAACGCCAGTAGCTACGGCTTATGTTTATGATCCTGCAAAGGACAGTTGGGAAAAAGGGTTTTCGATGCCAGAGAATAGATTAAGATCCTCTACAACCACCAATGTTTATAAGGACAAACTTTATATTTCGGGTGGTATTATTGACGGTCACTGGGATGGACACGTAAGCTGGTTTGATGTTTACGATTTCAAAACAGGAAAATGGGATAAACTTACTGATACACCTCGAGCTCGTGATCATGCTACCTCAGTAGTTTGTAAAGAAAAATTATATGTATTGGGAGGAAGGGTTTCATCAGGCGCTATCGACAAGGTTTTTGAATTAACAATTCCAGAGGTGGATATGTTTGATTTCAAAACTGGACAATGGAGCACATTTGCCAATCCTGTTCCTACACAGCGTGCTGGTATTGCATCAATTTGTATTGGTGATAAAATTTTAGTTACTGGTGGTGAAAATGCAGATCAATTACTAGCACATAATGAAGTTGAAGTTTTAGATACAAAAACCGGAATTTGGAGTACGCTACCCTCTTTGGAGCGAGGTAGACATGGTACACAATTTATTTGGTACAAAAAAGAATTGTATATCGCTTCGGGCTGTGGCCAAAGAGGTGGCGAACCAGAGTTGAAATCGATCGAGCGCTTTAGTGATAAAACGATTAAATAA
- a CDS encoding endo-1,4-beta-xylanase, producing MKIINSKTATIILAGVLMMSCQAKKEAVSTAPTLKSAYKQDFYIGTALSADQINEKDADVNNLIKSQFSAISPENNLKCEMIHPKWDEYTFDVADKYVAYGKKNNMFVVGHALIWHEQLSPFVLAIKSKDSLSMFMQNHISTVAGRYKGKIDGWDVVNEALNEDGTYRKSIFFEKLGDDFLVTAFKLAEKAAPNTELYYNDFNIEQPVKRQGAIRLLKKIKDSGARIDGVGIQGHWSLDGLPLKDIEESIIAYSKLGLKVMITELDISVLPVPEKLVGANVDQNFEEDAKMNPYTNGVPDSIQVKLAQRYEDLFKVFLKHKDKISRVTFWGVNDSQSWLNNWPIKNRTNYPLLFDRNNKTNKAYDQVMALKKK from the coding sequence ATGAAAATAATAAATAGCAAAACGGCTACAATTATATTGGCAGGGGTTTTAATGATGAGTTGTCAGGCTAAAAAGGAAGCTGTAAGTACTGCACCAACATTAAAAAGCGCCTATAAACAAGATTTTTACATAGGTACCGCTCTTAGTGCGGACCAAATCAATGAAAAAGATGCTGATGTAAATAACTTGATCAAATCACAATTTAGTGCTATCTCTCCAGAGAATAATTTGAAATGCGAAATGATTCATCCAAAATGGGATGAGTACACTTTTGATGTAGCTGACAAATATGTGGCATATGGAAAAAAGAATAACATGTTTGTTGTAGGTCATGCACTTATTTGGCATGAGCAATTGTCTCCCTTTGTACTTGCAATAAAAAGCAAAGATTCATTGAGCATGTTTATGCAAAATCACATTAGTACTGTTGCCGGAAGATACAAAGGTAAAATTGATGGATGGGATGTTGTTAACGAGGCTTTAAACGAAGATGGAACATATAGAAAATCTATATTTTTCGAAAAATTAGGCGATGATTTCTTAGTAACCGCTTTCAAATTAGCCGAAAAAGCAGCTCCAAATACGGAATTGTATTATAATGATTTTAATATCGAGCAACCGGTAAAAAGACAAGGTGCTATTCGATTATTAAAGAAAATAAAAGATAGTGGTGCTCGCATTGACGGAGTTGGAATTCAAGGGCACTGGAGCCTTGATGGTTTGCCATTAAAAGATATTGAAGAAAGTATAATTGCTTATTCTAAATTAGGATTGAAAGTGATGATTACGGAACTAGATATATCTGTTTTACCAGTTCCGGAGAAGTTAGTAGGTGCCAATGTAGATCAGAATTTTGAAGAAGATGCCAAAATGAATCCATACACTAATGGAGTTCCAGACAGTATCCAAGTGAAACTTGCGCAACGATATGAAGATTTATTCAAAGTTTTCTTGAAGCATAAAGACAAAATTAGTCGTGTTACTTTCTGGGGAGTAAATGACAGTCAGTCGTGGTTAAACAATTGGCCTATCAAAAACAGAACAAACTATCCATTGCTTTTCGATCGAAATAATAAGACCAACAAAGCATACGATCAAGTAATGGCTTTGAAGAAAAAATAG
- a CDS encoding glycoside hydrolase family 43 protein, with translation MKKYLIVLVLFCTNVILAQNTTVVQNPILKGFYPDPSICRVGEDYYLVNSTFSYFPGLPIFHSKDLAHWEQIGNAMDRTTQLNLDGLGISRGLFAPAIRYNNGTFYITCTLIDNGNNFVITTTDLSKGWSDPIWLPEVEGIDPSLFFDDTNRGYIIYNSDPPNKVYVYDGHRSIKIVEFDVATNKVISSPEIIVNGGADISQKPVWIEGPHLFKKDGFYYLIAAEGGTDVNHSEVVFRSKNVLGPYESYAQNPILTQRNLDPNRKDPVTSTGHADFVEDANGNWYAVFLGCRPYEGGFFNTGRETFMAPVSWEMGWPKINLEGEVVKKNYTLKTKPATAIKSNRDLFVDEFNGTSLDYQWMFLRTPHEKWYSLDSKKGALTLKTRPETVSGTGNPSFIGFRQQHLVGEVSTEMEFSTKKENEKSGLLAFQNESHFYYFCQSVKNDKNVVQLYKSNGEAVDEIKSVTIDSKEKLFLKIVANGPVYSFEYSFDNKKWITLADQVDAKFLSTQVGGGFVGAFYAMYTTSMGQESANQAQFNWFKNSNTK, from the coding sequence ATGAAAAAATATTTAATTGTATTAGTTCTTTTTTGTACCAATGTAATTCTTGCTCAAAATACGACGGTGGTTCAAAATCCTATTCTAAAAGGGTTTTATCCAGATCCAAGTATTTGCAGAGTGGGAGAGGATTACTATTTGGTCAATTCTACCTTTTCTTATTTCCCGGGACTGCCTATTTTTCATTCGAAAGATCTGGCGCATTGGGAACAAATAGGAAATGCAATGGACAGAACTACGCAATTAAATCTAGATGGTTTAGGAATCTCAAGAGGTTTGTTTGCGCCAGCGATCCGCTACAACAACGGGACTTTTTACATCACTTGTACTTTAATTGATAACGGAAATAATTTTGTGATTACGACTACAGATTTATCCAAAGGCTGGAGTGATCCCATTTGGCTTCCAGAAGTCGAAGGGATTGATCCTTCCTTATTTTTTGACGATACAAATCGTGGGTACATCATTTACAACAGTGATCCTCCAAATAAGGTTTACGTTTATGACGGGCATCGCTCGATAAAAATAGTGGAATTTGATGTTGCCACAAATAAAGTAATCAGCAGTCCTGAAATTATTGTTAATGGAGGAGCTGATATAAGTCAAAAACCAGTTTGGATTGAAGGCCCTCATCTTTTTAAAAAGGATGGTTTTTATTATTTAATCGCTGCTGAAGGCGGAACGGACGTTAACCATTCGGAAGTAGTTTTTAGAAGTAAAAATGTTTTAGGTCCGTATGAATCTTATGCTCAAAATCCAATTTTGACACAACGAAATTTAGATCCTAATCGCAAAGATCCTGTAACATCAACAGGTCATGCTGATTTTGTTGAAGACGCTAATGGCAATTGGTATGCGGTTTTCCTTGGTTGTCGTCCATATGAGGGAGGATTTTTTAATACCGGAAGAGAAACATTTATGGCGCCTGTATCTTGGGAAATGGGTTGGCCAAAAATTAACTTAGAAGGTGAAGTCGTTAAAAAGAATTACACTCTAAAAACGAAACCTGCTACAGCAATCAAAAGCAATCGCGATCTGTTTGTAGATGAATTTAATGGAACGTCTTTAGATTATCAATGGATGTTTTTAAGAACACCACATGAAAAATGGTATTCTTTAGATTCTAAAAAAGGCGCTCTTACTTTAAAAACAAGACCAGAAACAGTTTCGGGAACTGGAAATCCTAGTTTCATAGGCTTTAGACAACAACATCTAGTAGGCGAAGTAAGCACCGAAATGGAGTTTTCGACTAAGAAAGAAAATGAAAAATCAGGATTACTTGCTTTCCAAAATGAATCTCATTTTTATTATTTCTGCCAGTCGGTAAAGAATGATAAAAACGTAGTGCAACTGTACAAATCCAATGGAGAAGCCGTTGATGAAATCAAATCGGTTACAATTGATAGTAAGGAAAAATTATTTTTGAAGATAGTTGCCAATGGACCGGTTTATAGTTTCGAATATTCATTCGATAATAAAAAATGGATTACGCTGGCAGATCAAGTGGATGCCAAATTTTTAAGTACGCAAGTTGGCGGTGGTTTTGTAGGTGCATTTTATGCCATGTACACCACATCAATGGGACAAGAAAGCGCTAATCAAGCCCAATTTAATTGGTTCAAAAATTCGAACACAAAGTAA
- a CDS encoding glycoside hydrolase family 3 protein has translation MSPFKQICLFFLLAITTCGAQVAVHKDASKTFEERASFLVSKMTLEEKVSQMTYNSAAIDRLEIPEMNWWNECLHGVARAGIATVFPQGIGMSAMFDRKQMFENANAISDEARAKHHDFVSKNKRGIHQGLTFWTPNINIFRDPRWGRGMETYGEDPYLTGELGVQFIKGLQGNDPKYYKLIATAKHFVVHSGPEASRHSFNVDPSDFDMLNTYSPQFEKVVKESGVYSVMCAYNSFKGVPCCGNKQLSDLLRKDWGFKGYIVSDCWAVTDFYNKGAHEVVQTKEQASAMAVQAGTDLNCGDSYPSLVKAVEQGLISEAELTVSVERLVEARLKLGLFAPKGDVKYEDIPYSVVDSEVHRLLALQSATKSMVLLKNNNLLPLSKNLKKVAVIGPNANDADVLLGNYNGFPSQPITPLQGIKNKLPNANVSFAQGCRLADGLPILEAVPKAVLYTDSKLKNKGLKAEYFSNTTLKGNPSHKQIDKNVDFLWATTPPFPEMTYDKYSVRWTGYLSVPKSGRYAIGGQSYSGMKLYVDDKLIVESDNVYEPKTEYEYLDLEANKAYKIKLEYKQDNSEHAIMRFLWEAPNENLEKEAMALAEASDVVVFCMGLSPLLEGEEMKVKVDGFAGGDRVDIKLPASQTNLMKKISTLGKPMVLVLLNGSALAINWENDNISAILEAWYPGQAGGTAIADILFGDYNPSGRLPLTFYKDINDIPAFDDYNMKGKTYRYFQGKPLYEFGFGLSYTTFKYSNLVLDKKQATNKEILLSVDVTNTGKVDGDEVTELYMKSAKDDFQNTIRTLVGFERTFLKAGETKTISFKVQPKQLAQINADVKMEVSPGDYTFSVGGAQPNEERVKEANVVVSTVTLKGNPFKI, from the coding sequence ATGTCTCCATTTAAACAGATATGTCTTTTCTTTTTACTTGCCATCACAACTTGTGGTGCACAGGTAGCAGTACACAAAGATGCCTCAAAAACTTTTGAAGAACGCGCTTCTTTTTTGGTTTCGAAAATGACATTGGAAGAGAAGGTTTCTCAAATGACCTACAACTCTGCTGCAATAGATAGATTAGAAATTCCTGAAATGAACTGGTGGAACGAATGTTTACACGGAGTAGCTCGTGCAGGAATCGCCACTGTTTTTCCGCAAGGAATCGGAATGAGTGCTATGTTTGATAGAAAGCAAATGTTCGAAAATGCCAATGCAATCTCAGATGAAGCGAGAGCCAAACATCATGATTTTGTATCAAAAAATAAAAGAGGTATTCACCAAGGATTAACTTTCTGGACACCGAATATCAATATTTTTAGAGATCCAAGATGGGGTCGCGGAATGGAAACCTATGGGGAAGATCCTTATTTAACGGGAGAACTTGGGGTACAATTTATAAAAGGTTTACAAGGGAACGATCCAAAATATTACAAACTGATCGCAACTGCCAAACATTTTGTGGTACACAGCGGACCAGAAGCGAGTCGTCATAGTTTTAATGTAGACCCATCCGATTTTGATATGTTGAATACTTACAGTCCACAATTCGAAAAAGTGGTGAAGGAATCGGGCGTGTATTCTGTAATGTGCGCTTACAATAGTTTCAAAGGTGTGCCTTGTTGCGGGAACAAACAATTAAGTGATTTATTGAGAAAAGATTGGGGTTTCAAAGGATATATCGTGTCTGACTGTTGGGCAGTGACTGATTTCTATAACAAAGGAGCTCATGAAGTAGTACAAACTAAGGAACAAGCATCTGCAATGGCCGTACAAGCGGGAACCGACTTAAATTGTGGTGATTCTTACCCTTCATTGGTGAAAGCCGTAGAACAAGGTTTGATTTCTGAAGCTGAACTAACCGTTTCTGTAGAAAGATTGGTAGAAGCTCGTTTAAAACTTGGCTTGTTTGCACCAAAAGGCGATGTGAAGTATGAAGATATTCCATATTCAGTAGTAGATTCAGAAGTACACCGATTACTAGCGTTGCAATCGGCTACAAAATCAATGGTTTTATTAAAAAATAATAATCTACTGCCATTAAGCAAAAACTTGAAAAAAGTAGCGGTTATTGGTCCAAATGCAAACGATGCAGACGTTTTGCTTGGGAACTACAACGGTTTTCCATCACAACCAATCACACCTTTACAAGGGATTAAAAACAAACTACCCAATGCCAATGTGAGTTTTGCACAAGGATGTAGACTTGCAGATGGTTTGCCAATTTTAGAAGCGGTTCCTAAGGCTGTTTTATATACCGATAGCAAATTGAAAAATAAAGGTTTGAAAGCCGAGTATTTTTCGAATACCACTTTAAAAGGAAACCCATCACACAAACAAATCGATAAAAACGTTGACTTTTTATGGGCAACAACACCGCCATTTCCAGAAATGACGTACGATAAATATTCAGTTCGCTGGACGGGCTATCTTTCGGTTCCAAAATCAGGTCGCTATGCGATAGGAGGACAATCTTATTCTGGAATGAAATTGTATGTTGATGACAAATTAATTGTCGAAAGTGACAATGTTTACGAGCCTAAAACAGAATACGAGTATTTAGATTTAGAAGCAAACAAAGCCTATAAAATTAAATTAGAGTACAAACAAGATAATTCAGAGCATGCTATAATGCGTTTTTTATGGGAAGCGCCTAATGAAAATCTTGAAAAAGAAGCAATGGCGTTGGCTGAAGCATCTGATGTTGTCGTTTTTTGTATGGGGTTGAGTCCGCTTTTAGAAGGAGAGGAAATGAAAGTGAAAGTAGACGGTTTTGCAGGTGGTGATCGTGTAGATATCAAACTACCAGCTTCTCAAACTAATTTGATGAAAAAAATAAGCACACTAGGGAAACCAATGGTTTTGGTTTTGCTAAATGGTAGTGCGCTTGCCATCAATTGGGAAAACGATAATATTTCAGCAATTCTAGAAGCTTGGTATCCTGGACAAGCGGGAGGAACTGCAATTGCCGATATTTTATTTGGTGATTACAATCCATCAGGACGTTTGCCTCTTACTTTTTATAAAGACATTAATGATATTCCAGCTTTTGATGATTACAACATGAAAGGCAAAACCTATCGTTATTTTCAAGGAAAACCCTTGTATGAATTTGGTTTTGGGTTGAGTTATACCACCTTTAAATACAGCAATTTGGTTTTAGACAAAAAACAAGCAACCAACAAAGAAATTCTACTTTCAGTTGATGTTACTAATACCGGAAAAGTAGATGGTGACGAAGTAACGGAATTGTATATGAAAAGTGCCAAAGACGATTTTCAAAATACCATAAGAACATTGGTTGGTTTTGAAAGAACTTTTCTAAAAGCAGGTGAAACAAAGACTATTTCGTTTAAAGTGCAACCAAAACAATTGGCACAAATCAATGCTGATGTAAAAATGGAAGTAAGTCCAGGCGATTACACTTTTTCTGTAGGAGGAGCACAACCAAATGAGGAAAGAGTAAAAGAAGCCAATGTGGTTGTTAGCACAGTTACTTTAAAAGGAAACCCATTCAAAATTTAA
- a CDS encoding endo-1,4-beta-xylanase produces MKKIKIRQALWILCISLFVLSCSKSDDAVEVTAGVPSAYGAVNLTNDGFTANWTRVYRADKYLVDVATKADFSTLLPNYTALPVTALTLNVSGLTAGITYYYRVRAVRGESISVFSNAVAAEIISTGPEPTTALKSAANFNVGMIVRSNRLTGITSDIILREFDNITSEYEMKMDKMYPSKGTYDFTAVDKIVNYATDNKLNLHGHALIWHNSVPSWVTNFVGTNAEFEAMVKDYITTVVTRYKGKIKSWDVVNEAVDDGSGNPLRNSIFKQKMGDDYIKKCYQWARDADPACKLFYNDYNFASSATKRAAIFKIADDLKKDNLIDGLGAQMHISYKGPAASEIQAVVDGTVSRKLLMHFSELDIQANPDNDLTALTPERAISQKNKYKEVVKIFNAIPAANQYALTVWGMRDSESWLLSFWGHIDWPLMYNEDYSAKKAHTGFLEGLK; encoded by the coding sequence ATGAAAAAAATAAAAATAAGACAAGCTTTATGGATACTCTGCATTAGTTTATTTGTGCTAAGCTGTTCAAAGAGTGATGATGCCGTAGAGGTGACCGCCGGTGTACCTTCTGCATATGGTGCAGTAAATTTGACCAATGATGGCTTTACTGCCAACTGGACACGAGTATATCGCGCCGATAAGTATCTGGTAGATGTAGCCACAAAGGCTGACTTTTCTACTCTTTTACCAAATTATACAGCATTGCCAGTAACTGCTCTAACGTTAAATGTATCTGGATTAACTGCAGGTATCACTTATTATTATAGAGTAAGAGCCGTACGTGGTGAGTCGATTTCGGTGTTTTCAAACGCAGTTGCTGCAGAAATCATAAGTACGGGACCTGAACCTACAACGGCGCTAAAATCAGCAGCTAATTTTAATGTAGGTATGATTGTAAGATCAAACAGACTGACGGGAATTACTTCAGACATTATCTTAAGAGAATTTGATAATATTACCTCTGAGTACGAAATGAAAATGGATAAAATGTATCCAAGTAAGGGAACGTATGACTTTACAGCTGTGGATAAAATTGTGAACTATGCTACAGACAATAAATTAAACCTTCACGGACACGCTTTAATCTGGCATAATTCAGTTCCTAGTTGGGTGACTAATTTTGTAGGGACTAATGCTGAGTTTGAGGCTATGGTCAAAGATTATATTACTACCGTAGTAACACGTTACAAAGGGAAAATTAAATCTTGGGACGTTGTAAATGAAGCTGTTGATGATGGTAGTGGTAACCCATTGCGAAATTCTATCTTCAAACAAAAAATGGGAGATGATTATATCAAAAAATGTTACCAATGGGCTAGAGATGCAGATCCTGCATGTAAGTTGTTCTATAATGATTACAACTTCGCATCTTCTGCTACCAAAAGAGCTGCAATCTTTAAAATTGCTGATGATTTGAAAAAAGATAACCTTATTGATGGTCTAGGAGCACAAATGCACATTAGTTACAAAGGCCCTGCTGCATCAGAAATTCAAGCGGTAGTAGATGGAACGGTTTCTAGAAAGTTGTTAATGCATTTCTCTGAATTAGATATTCAAGCAAATCCAGACAATGATTTAACTGCTTTGACACCTGAAAGAGCCATTTCTCAAAAAAACAAGTACAAAGAAGTAGTGAAAATTTTCAATGCTATTCCTGCAGCCAATCAGTATGCACTTACCGTTTGGGGAATGAGAGATAGTGAGTCTTGGTTACTATCATTTTGGGGACATATTGACTGGCCTTTGATGTACAATGAAGACTACAGTGCAAAAAAAGCACATACTGGTTTCCTTGAAGGATTAAAATAG